The Actinoplanes sp. N902-109 genomic interval CCTCCTTCAGCGCTGCCGGCGCGAACCCGGTGAGCATGTGGTTCATGATGTCGTGGGCGAGGTCGCGCAGGTCGACGACGCGCAGCTCGAGGTCCGTACCGAAGGATGTGCCGGTGGCCGCCGCCAGCCGGTCGGCCAGCAGCCTGGTCGACGACGGCTGGCCGAGACCCGCGGAGATCACGACGAGAGTGCGGCTCATGCGACCGAGACCTCCTTCTCGAGGGAAGCGGCGAGCATCGAGGCGTGCGTGGGCGCGTCCGGCACGTGGGCCGGCTTGAGCGCGGCGAACTCCTTGCGCAGCACCGGCACGACCTCCTCGCCGAGCAGGTCCAGCTGCTCGAGCACGGTCTTGAGCGGCAGGCCGGCGTGGTCGACCAGGAACAGCTGACGCTGGTAGTCACCGACGTAGTCGCGGAAGCCCAGGGTACGGTCGATGACCTGCTGCGGGCTGCCGACGGTCAGCGGCGTCTCACGGGTGAAGTCCTCCAGCGACGGGCCGTGGCCGTACACCGGGGCGTTGTCGAAGTACGGCCGGAACTCCTTGACCGCGTCCTGACTGTTCCTGCGCATGAAGACCTGCCCACCGAGGCCCACGATGGCCTGGTCGGGGTCGCCGTGGCCGTAGTGGGCGAAGCGCTCGCGGTACAGCGCGATCATGCGCTGGGTGTGCGAGGCCGGCCAGAAGATGTGGTTGGCGAAGAATCCGTCACCGTAGTAGGCGGCCTGCTCGGCGATCTCGGGGCTGCGGATCGAGCCGTGCCAGACGAACGGCGGGATGTCGTCGAGCGGGCGCGGGGTCGAGGTGAACGACTGCAGCGGGGTGCGGAACTTGCCCTGCCAGTCGACCACGTGCTCACGCCACAGCCTGTGCAGCAGCGCGTAGTTCTCGATCGCCAGCGGGATGCCGGCGCGGATGTCCTTGCCGAACCAGGGGTAGACCGGCCCGGTGTTGCCGCGCCCCATCATCAGGTCGACGCGCCCGCCGGACAGGTGCTGCAGCATCGCGTAGTCCTCGGCGATCTTCACCGGGTCGTTGGTGGTGATCAGCGTGGTCGCGGTGCTGAGCAGCAGCGACGAGGTCTGCGCGGCGATGTAGGCCAGCGTGGTGGTGGGCGACGAGGAGAAGAACGGCTCGTTGTGGTGCTCGCCGAGCGCGAAGACGTCGAGACCGACCTCTTCGGCATGCTTGGCGATGGTCACGACGTTCTTGATCCGCTCGGCCTCGGTCGGCGTCCGGCCGGTGGTGGGATCGGTGGTGATGTCACTGACGGTGAAGATCCCGAACTGCATGACCCGCTCCTGAGCTCTCCGGTCGGGACCATCGGCCCCGGACTGCCCCGCACAACCTCTTTGACTCGGCAATTATTTCATAGTCAAAGACCTGGCGCGAGGCAGTCTGGATCACACCGGCGGCGGCTCAGTTCCTGAGCAGGGCGGCCAGCAGCGAGACCCGGGTCGCCTCCAGCTGTCAATGCGGGTGGCACCCGGGCGACCCGCGGCGGTACCGATTGACGTTCATCAAAGCATTGAG includes:
- a CDS encoding LLM class flavin-dependent oxidoreductase: MQFGIFTVSDITTDPTTGRTPTEAERIKNVVTIAKHAEEVGLDVFALGEHHNEPFFSSSPTTTLAYIAAQTSSLLLSTATTLITTNDPVKIAEDYAMLQHLSGGRVDLMMGRGNTGPVYPWFGKDIRAGIPLAIENYALLHRLWREHVVDWQGKFRTPLQSFTSTPRPLDDIPPFVWHGSIRSPEIAEQAAYYGDGFFANHIFWPASHTQRMIALYRERFAHYGHGDPDQAIVGLGGQVFMRRNSQDAVKEFRPYFDNAPVYGHGPSLEDFTRETPLTVGSPQQVIDRTLGFRDYVGDYQRQLFLVDHAGLPLKTVLEQLDLLGEEVVPVLRKEFAALKPAHVPDAPTHASMLAASLEKEVSVA